In the Bernardetia sp. genome, ATTGGAGAAAAACGAGCAATCGCTCCCGAACGCAAATAGTCTCCATACGAAAACCCTCCAGGAACAACAATAAAATCACAACCTTCTAAATCAGTGCTTTTATGCCAAAGTTTAACAGTTTCTTGTTTGAAGGTATCTTTAAGAACAGAATATACGTCGTGGTCGCAATTAGAACCAGGGAAAACAATAACGCCGAATTTCATAGGAAAAAGTGGATAGGTTAATGCAAAATTGACAATTAAAAATTAAAAATTAGTAATGCACTTTGTTTTAGAGTACTGGATATAATATAAAAAGTTGTTGGTGTCGCTACGCTAAAACACCAACGAACGGTATTTTTTTCCCTGTTCTGTGACTCACAGAACAGTAAATATCTATAGATGTCCAGTGCTCTAACTTTATTTACTTCTTATGCTATGAATAGCATACACTAACTCTTAGATTTTATAATTTATCTTAATCATTTATGCTTACAAAACTACATATTTTATCAAAGATTGGCAATTTGCGTTTAGAAAAATTATTTCCATCAAAAAAAAACAGACAAGTCATTGCTAGAATGCCTTGTCTGTTTTGCCTTAAATAGAATTTCTTTCTAAAAACTATGCAGTTTTTTCTTCTACAAGTTCAGCCATTCTATCACCTAAAAGATTTTTATAGATTTCATAGTAACCATCACAAACAGCTTCTTTTTCACCTACAATCGTGCTTACATTTTCTGAAGAATCTGCAACGATGTCGTTTACTTTTCCAGACTCTTGTGCATTTACCACACAGTCAGAATATTTTACACCCATTTCCATAAAACCTTGTGGCGTTGGATTGGCTACCAAATCAGCAAGCATGTCTTCTGTGATGTCATCTAAAGCAACTTTGTCTGCAAGAGTAGCAGCATCGAAGTTTTGCTCAAAAAGATTGTCATATACTGTCGAAACGATTTTAGACTCTTTGAAAAGTGGCTCGTTTTGGTAGGTAGTACGCAAATAAAGTGGTAAAAGCCCTGTAAACCAATCATTACAATGAACAATATCTGGCGCCCAGCCTAATTTTTTTACTGTTTCGGCAACACCTTTACAGAAGAAAATAGCACGCTCATCATTGTCTTCGAAAAGGTTTTCTGCTTTGTCAGCATAAAGTTTTTTACGGTGGAAATAATCTTCATTATCGATAAAATACACCTGCATTTTTGCCTGTGGAATAGAGGCAACTTTGATAGTAAGAGGTTTGTCTTCTTCGCCTACCGTAATATTGATTCCAGAAAGTCTGACTACTTCATGAAGGCGATTTTTACGCTCATTGATGACTCCCCAACGTGGTACGATGACACGGATTTCGATGTCTTTGTTTTGCATTGCTTCTGGCAATGGACGTACATATTCTCCAACTCCTAATTTATTCAAAAATGGTTTTATCTCGCTGGTTACATAAAGTATGCGTAGGCTCTCCGACATAGATATAAAAAGTTTGGTAAAAAATTTCTTTATTTTTTTGTTTTAAATTTAATCATTCAACTACTCACTTTTACAACTCAATAAATGATATATAAAAACAATTACTAAACTTATTAAGTTATAATATACTTGAATATTTGTTTTCTATAATTCAAAACGTTTTACAAAAATACGAATTTTTTTTTCAGAAAACAATAGGTTTCTCAAAAATAACTTGTATTATTGCCTTTCAAACTTCAACTTGCCCAAAAACTGTCCTTTTATTTAGTAAAAAACAGGATAATACGTTGCGCTCATTTTTTCCTTCTTTAAGTGCAATTTCCCTAATTGCTTAGCGTTTCATTTTATATCTTGTAAGAAGGCAATGAAAAGCCTTTTACTACCTTGTTTTACTCCACATTTTATATAAAGATGAGAAAGTTGCTTTTTATTCTTCTTGGTTTTGCTCTATTTCCTATTATTTCCTCTGCTCAAGTGATTTCGCACACGATGGAAGATAGTGTTTTGACAGTTTTTATAAATCCTCTCAAAAAACAGGTAGAAGCACATACGATTTATCCGAATGAAGTTCCTAAGAAGATAAATTTTGTTTTTGAGGATGTAGCACATGTGCCTCAAAATAGTTATATAATCATTACTTTAGCTAGAGGAATACAGCCAATAAAAGAACACACATATAGTAATTTAGAAGGGAAAATAAATGAGTTCCCTGTTTCTTACGTAGTTTGGCAAGATGAATATTTTTTGATAGACTATAATGAACCAAAAGAGGATTCTGTGATAATGTTTAGACAAAAGCTAAAAGTTTTTCCAAAGCCTATTTTAGAAGAAATCCGAAAAAGAGAGCAGCAAAGAATAAATGACTCTATCCAAAAAATAGAAAATCATCTTGCAACAGTTGAATATTATCAAAAACGTTTTGAAAAACTCAAACAACCACAAGAGAATTTAACTGATAAGGATAAGAAAATTTTATCAAGTTTATCTAACACAATTCCAGTTATTGCCAGTCGCATAAAAGAACAAACTTTTATTGATGAAACAGAAATATCAGTTATAAATTGGTTAGAATATTTGATGCTGTTGAAGTCAGATTCATCTGAACAACATTATGAATTGGCTTTTCCTAACACAACTGTGTGGCAAGATTTATATGGGATGTCTGATTTTGATGAACTGTACTTAAATTACCCTACTTATAGATTCTATCCCATTGTCGGAATTACATACGAACAAGCACAAGCATATTGCATTTGGAGAGGAAATATGGTTAGTCAATATATCAATGAAAAACAGAAAAAGAAATACAAAGACTATGAGGTAACAGTACAGTTTCGCTTACCAACAAAAGAAGAGTGGGAATATGCAGCCATAAAAGATGATTTGAACAAACAATTTGGGGGTTATTCTAGTAAGAGACCTTATACAGAAAAAGAAAAGCGAAAAATCTATCGCTCTGCAAAAAACTATATAGATTCTACTCGTACACTAGAAGAGGTAAAACTAGATATGAAAAATTATTTTGAGAGTGATTCATCTTTTGTACAACTATTTAATTATAAACAGAGTAAGGCAAAACCATACTTTCTATACAGCAACTTCATATTTGATGAAATACTAACAAATTGGATATACAGTTATTCACCAACAAAACATTTTCAACTCTACAACATCTTCGAAAATGTAGCCGAAATGACTTCCGAAAAAGGCATTGCTAAAGGAGGTAGCTTTGCTCATACGTTGGAAGAATGTGCTGCTGATAGCGTTCAAAAATACGATGCTCCAAAGGCTTGGCTTGGCTTTCGCTGTGTGGCAGAGGTTGTGGTACGGAAGAAAAACACAGAATGAAAGACATAAAAAAAGGCTTTCTACATTTTTGTAAAAAGCCTTTTTTATTTTGCCATTGTTGGTGTCTCACTGACGATTATAGTTTGTTATTCTCCTCCACCTCTGCGTGAACGGCTACTTCCTCCTCCACTACGGCTTCCACCACCAGAGCGACTTCTTGAACCACTATTCGAACGGTTGATAGAACTTCCTCCACTATTTGAACGAGAATTTGAATTGCTTCTTACATTCGTTCCAGAATTGTTTCTACGATTGGAGTTAGAGTTAGAACGAGTGTTTGTACTAGAACTATTTCTACGATTTTGATTACTTGTGTTAGTACGAGTGTTTGTTCCTGTATTGGTATTGCTGTTTCCACCTTGGCTGTAATTGTAATTTCCATTACGATTACTTCTTGTATTACCATTATTAGAAACTCCTCTTGTATTGGTTGTTCCTCCAGTACGAGTATTGCCTGTTGTAGTAGGGATTACAATATTTCCACCTCTACGCTGACGAGCTGCTGTTACACTTTGGCTGCGTGTGTCACCTCTATAAATTCTGTCATAATTATTCCATGTGTTTCCATAGTAATAATTATTTCCCCAACCTCTATTCCAGTTTCCATAACCATAATAACCTCTATTCCAATAAGGGTCATTCCAACGATTCCATCTGTTCCAACTATTGCCCCAGCCATACGACCAACCAGCATTCCAACCCCAACGAGAAGACCAACCTACTGACCAGCCATTGTTCCAACCATTGCCCCAGCCGTTGTTCCACGTATTCCAGTTATTGCTATATCCACACGGTGAACCACAAGGATTTCCACACGGGTT is a window encoding:
- a CDS encoding SUMF1/EgtB/PvdO family nonheme iron enzyme; its protein translation is MRKLLFILLGFALFPIISSAQVISHTMEDSVLTVFINPLKKQVEAHTIYPNEVPKKINFVFEDVAHVPQNSYIIITLARGIQPIKEHTYSNLEGKINEFPVSYVVWQDEYFLIDYNEPKEDSVIMFRQKLKVFPKPILEEIRKREQQRINDSIQKIENHLATVEYYQKRFEKLKQPQENLTDKDKKILSSLSNTIPVIASRIKEQTFIDETEISVINWLEYLMLLKSDSSEQHYELAFPNTTVWQDLYGMSDFDELYLNYPTYRFYPIVGITYEQAQAYCIWRGNMVSQYINEKQKKKYKDYEVTVQFRLPTKEEWEYAAIKDDLNKQFGGYSSKRPYTEKEKRKIYRSAKNYIDSTRTLEEVKLDMKNYFESDSSFVQLFNYKQSKAKPYFLYSNFIFDEILTNWIYSYSPTKHFQLYNIFENVAEMTSEKGIAKGGSFAHTLEECAADSVQKYDAPKAWLGFRCVAEVVVRKKNTE
- a CDS encoding glycogen/starch synthase, with amino-acid sequence MSESLRILYVTSEIKPFLNKLGVGEYVRPLPEAMQNKDIEIRVIVPRWGVINERKNRLHEVVRLSGINITVGEEDKPLTIKVASIPQAKMQVYFIDNEDYFHRKKLYADKAENLFEDNDERAIFFCKGVAETVKKLGWAPDIVHCNDWFTGLLPLYLRTTYQNEPLFKESKIVSTVYDNLFEQNFDAATLADKVALDDITEDMLADLVANPTPQGFMEMGVKYSDCVVNAQESGKVNDIVADSSENVSTIVGEKEAVCDGYYEIYKNLLGDRMAELVEEKTA
- a CDS encoding cell envelope integrity protein TolA — translated: MKNTSKNKIRSNQIIGSIIGSPPSLLSIIGVLVAFVVLSSSAVAQDYDYDDVYGSRKDRVALSNKKAKEEALAQQRAEEARLRAEAEYAQQAEIRAKLDAQEAQASQFTPTYTPYQQNCNDCGQFNQFRSPCGFSNPCNNGFNNPCNNPCGNPCGSPCGYSNNWNTWNNGWGNGWNNGWSVGWSSRWGWNAGWSYGWGNSWNRWNRWNDPYWNRGYYGYGNWNRGWGNNYYYGNTWNNYDRIYRGDTRSQSVTAARQRRGGNIVIPTTTGNTRTGGTTNTRGVSNNGNTRSNRNGNYNYSQGGNSNTNTGTNTRTNTSNQNRRNSSSTNTRSNSNSNRRNNSGTNVRSNSNSRSNSGGSSINRSNSGSRSRSGGGSRSGGGSSRSRRGGGE